A genomic region of Glycine max cultivar Williams 82 chromosome 15, Glycine_max_v4.0, whole genome shotgun sequence contains the following coding sequences:
- the LOC100802826 gene encoding 30-kDa cleavage and polyadenylation specificity factor 30, with amino-acid sequence MEDSEGVLSFDFEGGLDAAPSSAAAAVPSGPLVQHDSSAAASAVSNGGHAAPAPSTADPAGGNVPGRRSFRQTVCRHWLRSLCMKGDACGFLHQYDKARMPVCRFFRLYGECREQDCVYKHTNEDIKECNMYKLGFCPNGPDCRYRHAKSPGPPPPVEEVLQKIQHLFSYNYNSSNKFFQQRGASYNQQAEKPQLPQGTNSTNQGVTGKPLPAESGNAQPQQQVQQSQQQVNQSQMQNVANGQPNQANRTATPLPQGISRYFIVKSCNRENLELSVQQGVWATQRSNESKLNEAFDSVENVILVFSVNRTRHFQGCAKMTSRIGGSVAGGNWKYAHGTAHYGRNFSVKWLKLCELSFHKTRHLRNPYNENLPVKISRDCQELEPSIGEQLASLLYLEPDSELMAISVAAESKREEEKAKGVNPDNGGENPDIVPFEDNEEEEEEESDEEEESFSHGVGPAGQGRGRGRGMMWPPHMPLGRGARPMPGMQGFNPVMMGDGLSYGPVGPVGPDGFGMPDLFGVGPRGFAPYGPRFSGDFGGPPAAMMFRGRPSQPGMFPSGGFGMMMNPGRGPFMGGMGVGGANPPRGGRPVNMPPMFPPPPPLPQNANRAAKRDQRTADRNDRFGSGSEQGKSQDMLSQSGGPDDDAQYQQGYKGNQDDHPAVNNFRNDDSESEDEAPRRSRHGEGKKKHKL; translated from the exons ATGGAGGATTCCGAGGGAGTCCTCAGCTTCGATTTCGAGGGCGGCCTCGACGCCGCTCCCTcctccgccgccgccgccgttCCCTCCGGCCCCCTCGTCCAGCACGACTCCTCCGCGGCAGCTTCCGCCGTGTCCAACGGAGGCCACGCCGCCCCCGCCCCGTCCACGGCGGACCCCGCCGGCGGCAACGTCCCGGGGCGGCGGAGCTTCCGGCAGACGGTTTGCCGGCACTGGCTGCGCAGCCTGTGCATGAAGGGCGACGCGTGCGGGTTCCTGCACCAGTACGACAAGGCGAGGATGCCGGTGTGCCGCTTCTTCAGGCTCTACGGAGAGTGCCGAGAACAGGATTGCGTCTATAAACACACCAATGAAGACATCAAGGAGTGTAACAT GTACAAGTTGGGATTTTGTCCTAATGGACCTGATTGTCGATATAGGCATGCAAAATCTCCTGGACCTCCACCTCCTGTTGAAGAGGTTCTTCAAAAGATCCAACATTTATTTTCCTACAATTATAACTCATCCAACAAATTTTTCCAACAAAGAGGTGCTAGTTATAATCAACAAGCTGAAAAACCCCAGCTTCCTCAAGGAACTAATTCTACAAACCAAGGGGTGACTGGAAAACCATTACCAGCAGAGTCGGGAAATGCCCAGCCACAGCAACAAGTTCAGCAGTCCCAGCAGCAGGTTAACCAGAGCCAAATGCAAAATGTTGCTAATGGCCAGCCTAATCAAGCAAATAGAACTGCAACCCCTTTACCTCAAGGAATATCTAG gtattttattgttaaaagtTGCAATCGTGAAAATTTGGAGTTATCTGTACAACAAGGAGTTTGGGCAACTCAAAGGAGCAATGAATCCAAACTAAATGAAGCATTTGACTCTGTGGAAAATGTGATATTAGTTTTCTCAGTCAACCGTACTAGACATTTCCAG GGTTGTGCAAAGATgacatccagaattggtggttcTGTTGCTGGGGGGAATTGGAAATATGCTCATGGAACTGCACATTATGGACGAAATTTCTCTGTTAAATGGTTGAAG TTATGTGAACTGTCATTCCACAAAACTCGCCATTTAAGGAATCCATACAATGAGAACTTACCAGTGAAG ATAAGTAGAGATTGTCAGGAGCTGGAGCCCTCTATTGGAGAGCAGCTGGCATCCTTGCTTTATCTTGAGCCAGATAGTGAACTTATG GCTATCTCGGTTGCAGCCGAATCTAAACGGGAAGAAGAGAAAGCCAAGGGAGTGAATCCAGATAATGGAGGAGAAAATCCAGATATTGTACCATTTGAAgacaatgaagaagaggaagaagaagagagtgaTGAAGAGGAGGAGAGCTTCAGTCATGGTGTAGGGCCAGCTGGCCAAGGCAGAGGTAGGGGAAGAGGTATGATGTGGCCGCCTCATATGCCTCTTGGGCGTGGAGCCCGACCCATGCCTGGAATGCAGGGCTTTAACCCTGTAATGATGGGTGATGGGTTATCGTATGGGCCTGTTGGTCCTGTTGGACCTGATGGCTTTGGTATGCCAGATCTTTTCGGTGTGGGACCCCGTGGTTTTGCTCCATATGGTCCTAGGTTCTCTGGTGATTTTGGAGGTCCCCCAGCAGCCATGATGTTTCGTGGGCGACCATCTCAACCTGGGATGTTTCCAAGTGGTGGGTTTGGGATGATGATGAATCCTGGACGTGGTCCTTTCATGGGTGGGATGGGGGTTGGAGGTGCAAATCCACCAAGAGGTGGTAGGCCAGTTAATATGCCTCCAATGTTTCCACCACCTCCACCGCTACCACAGAACGCAAACCGTGCTGCCAAAAGAGATCAAAGAACTGCTGATCGGAATGATAGGTTTGGTTCAGGATCCGAGCAGGGTAAGAGTCAAGACATGCTCAGTCAAAGTGGCGGACCTGATGATGACGCACAGTATCAACAAGGATACAAAGGGAACCAAGATGATCATCCTGCTGTGAACAACTTCAGGAATGATGATAGTGAAAGTGAGGACGAGGCACCTAGGAGGTCAAGACATGGAGAGgggaaaaagaaacacaaactatAA
- the LOC100788891 gene encoding peroxidase 54, whose translation TVPLGRRDSLTANRTLANQNLPAPFFTLDKLKAAFAVQGLNTLDLVTLSGGHTFGRARCSTFINRLYNFNNTGNPGPTLNTTYLELLRARCPQNATENNLTSLDLTTPDQFDNRYYSNLQQLNGLLQSDQELFSTPGADTIPIVNSFISNQNTFFANFRVSMIKMGNIGVLTGDEGEIRSQCNFVNFINNNVKELKLKYIAWIFNH comes from the exons ACAGTTCCATTAGGAAGAAGGGATAGCTTAACAGCAAACCGAACTCTTGCAAATCAAAATCTTCCAGCACCCTTCTTCACATTGGATAAACTCAAAGCTGCCTTTGCTGTTCAAGGTCTCAACACCCTTGATTTAGTTACACTCTCAG GTGGTCATACGTTTGGAAGAGCTCGTTGCAGTACATTCATTAACCGATTATACAACTTCAACAACACTGGAAACCCTGGTCCAACTCTGAACACAACTTACTTAGAACTATTGCGTGCGAGATGCCCCCAGAATGCAACTGAGAATAACCTCACCAGTTTGGACCTGACCACACCTGATCAATTTGACAACAGATACTACTCCAATCTTCAGCAGCTAAATGGCTTGCTTCAGAGTGACCAAGAACTTTTCTCCACTCCTGGTGCTGATACTATTCCCATTGTCAACAGCTTCATCAGTAACCAGAATACTTTCTTTGCCAACTTTAGAGTTTCAATGATAAAAATGGGTAATATTGGAGTTCTGACTGGGGATGAAGGAGAAATTCGCTCGCAATGTAATTTTGTGAATT tcataaataataatgttaaagaattaaaattaaaatatatagctTGGATC TTTAACCACTAG
- the LOC547499 gene encoding peroxidase precursor gives MKSFHLTVTALCCVVVVLGVLPLSLDAQLDPSFYRDTCPRVHSIVREVVRNVSKKDPRMLASLIRLHFHDCFVQGCDASVLLNNTATIESEQQALPNNNSLRGLDVVNDIKTAVEKACPGVVSCADILTLASEISSVLGGGPDWKVPLGRRDSLTANRNLANQNLPAPFFNLSRLKSAFAVQGLDTTDLVALSGAHTFGRAHCNFILDRLYNFSGTGKPDPTLDTTYLQQLRQICPNGGPNNLVNFDPVTPDKIDRVYFSNLQVKKGLLQSDQELFSTPGADTIPIVNRFSSDQKVFFDAFEASMIKMGNIGVLTGKKGEIRKHCNFVNKKSVEVDIASVASEESSTEGMVTSI, from the exons atgaagtcTTTCCATCTCACAGTGACAGCTTTGTGCTGTGTAGTGGTTGTGCTTGGAGTGCTTCCACTCTCCCTAGATGCACAACTAGATCCCTCCTTTTACAGAGACACTTGTCCCAGGGTTCACTCCATTGTTCGTGAAGTCGTCAGGAACGTTTCAAAGAAAGATCCCCGTATGCTTGCTAGTCTCATTAGACTTCACTTTCATGACTGCTTTGTTCAA GGATGTGATGCATCAGTTTTGTTGAACAACACTGCCACCATAGAGAGCGAGCAACAAGCTCTGCCAAACAACAACTCACTAAGAGGTTTGGATGTTGTGAACGACATTAAGACAGCAGTGGAAAAGGCTTGTCCCGGCGTGGTTTCTTGTGCTGATATTCTTACCCTTGCATCCGAAATATCTTCTGTTCTG GGTGGTGGTCCTGATTGGAAAGTTCCATTGGGAAGAAGAGATAGTTTAACAGCAAACCGAAACCTTGCAAATCAAAACCTTCCAGCTCCATTCTTCAACCTATCTCGACTTAAATCTGCCTTTGCTGTTCAAGGTCTTGACACCACTGATCTAGTTGCACTCTCAG GTGCTCATACATTCGGCAGAGCTCACTGCAATTTCATTCTTGACCGATTGTACAATTTCAGTGGAACTGGCAAACCTGATCCAACTCTTGACACAACTTACTTACAACAATTGCGCCAAATATGCCCCAATGGTGGACCTAACAACCTTGTCAATTTTGACCCTGTCACTCCTGATAAAATTGACAGGGTCTACTTCTCCAATCTTCAGGTTAAGAAGGGCTTGCTTCAGAGTGATCAAGAGCTGTTCTCGACACCTGGTGCCGATACCATCCCCATTGTCAACAGGTTCAGCAGTGACCAGAAAGTTTTCTTTGACGCCTTTGAGGCTTCAATGATTAAGATGGGTAACATTGGTGTGCTCACTGGGAAGAAAGGAGAAATCAGAAAACATTGTAACTTTGTTAACAAGAAATCTGTTGAAGTTGATATTGCTAGTGTGGCCTCAGAAGAATCATCAACAGAGGGTATGGTTACCTCAATCTAA